One genomic region from Cyanobium usitatum str. Tous encodes:
- a CDS encoding sodium-dependent bicarbonate transport family permease translates to MDPSLILQNLVSPPVLFFFLGVTAVLVGSDLEIPAPIPKLFSLYLLLAIGFKGGLELQHSGLGGQVLPTIAAAMAMSLLVPLYSYLVLKTRLDGFNAAAIAATYGSISAVTFITAESFLETQNLPFDGFMVAALALMESPAIIVGLLLVKLAAPSQQAAGPKMGWSSVLRESFLNSSVFLLVGSLAIGLLVAAFSPASIEKMLPFTDKLFYGALSFFLLDMGIVASQRIRDLRQAGAFLIGFSVLMPLFNALVGTLLARGLGLGPGNALLFVVLCASASYIAVPAAMRMTVPQANPSLYISTALGVTFPFNIIVGIPLYMAMINALLPAAG, encoded by the coding sequence ATGGACCCAAGCCTGATTCTGCAGAACCTGGTCAGCCCGCCGGTGCTGTTTTTTTTCCTTGGCGTGACCGCCGTACTGGTGGGATCGGATTTGGAAATCCCAGCCCCAATCCCAAAGCTGTTCTCCCTCTATTTGTTGCTCGCCATCGGTTTCAAAGGTGGCTTGGAGCTGCAGCACAGCGGGCTCGGTGGCCAGGTGCTGCCCACAATCGCCGCCGCCATGGCGATGTCGCTACTGGTGCCGCTCTACAGCTATCTGGTACTGAAAACCAGGCTGGATGGCTTTAACGCCGCCGCCATCGCCGCCACCTACGGATCGATCAGTGCGGTGACCTTCATCACGGCCGAGAGCTTTCTGGAAACCCAGAACCTGCCCTTCGATGGCTTCATGGTGGCTGCCCTGGCCCTGATGGAATCGCCGGCCATCATTGTGGGTCTGCTGCTGGTCAAATTGGCAGCCCCTAGCCAGCAAGCAGCTGGACCGAAGATGGGCTGGAGCTCGGTGCTGCGAGAGTCATTTTTAAATAGCTCGGTATTTCTGCTGGTCGGGAGTCTGGCGATTGGCTTATTGGTCGCAGCATTCAGCCCAGCCAGCATCGAGAAAATGCTGCCATTCACCGACAAACTTTTTTATGGAGCCCTCAGCTTCTTCCTGTTGGACATGGGGATCGTGGCGTCCCAACGGATCCGAGATTTACGACAAGCGGGAGCCTTTCTGATCGGCTTTTCGGTGCTGATGCCACTTTTCAATGCCCTAGTGGGCACCCTGCTCGCCCGAGGCTTGGGCCTCGGACCTGGTAATGCCCTGCTGTTTGTGGTGCTGTGCGCTAGCGCCTCCTACATCGCGGTACCAGCAGCGATGCGGATGACAGTGCCGCAGGCCAATCCCAGTTTGTATATATCGACAGCTCTGGGAGTCACCTTTCCCTTCAACATCATTGTTGGCATCCCCCTCTACATGGCCATGATTAACGCCCTGCTTCCCGCTGCCGGATAA
- a CDS encoding phosphoribosylanthranilate isomerase: protein MAPPLLKICGLRDPAQAAAVAQLGVDAIGVIGVPGSPRFLEAEQRPALFAAMRAAAPGCRGVLVVADPLEQQWPQLELGQGHAVVQLHGSETPQLCGQLRSRLGCEIWKALRIRRPEDLQRAVDYAPVVDALLLDAWVPDQLGGTGHRIPIEWLQGFTPVLPWWLAGGIRAERVPELLTQLGPTGLDASSGVERSPGNKDLDQVAALVAAVRVAGLAGPSQSRSVGLALS, encoded by the coding sequence ATGGCGCCCCCCCTGCTGAAGATCTGTGGCTTACGGGATCCGGCCCAGGCCGCAGCGGTGGCTCAACTGGGGGTGGATGCGATCGGCGTGATCGGGGTGCCGGGCTCGCCTCGTTTCCTTGAAGCTGAACAGCGGCCGGCGCTTTTTGCGGCGATGCGGGCCGCGGCGCCTGGCTGCCGCGGGGTGCTGGTGGTGGCCGATCCGCTCGAGCAGCAGTGGCCCCAACTAGAGCTGGGACAGGGCCATGCTGTGGTGCAATTGCACGGCTCCGAAACACCCCAGCTCTGCGGCCAGCTGCGCTCCCGCCTGGGCTGTGAGATTTGGAAAGCCCTGAGGATTCGCAGGCCGGAGGATCTGCAGCGGGCCGTTGACTACGCCCCGGTGGTGGATGCCCTGCTTCTCGATGCCTGGGTGCCCGATCAGTTGGGTGGTACCGGCCACCGCATCCCGATTGAGTGGCTGCAAGGTTTTACGCCAGTTCTTCCCTGGTGGCTGGCCGGGGGCATTCGGGCCGAGCGGGTGCCGGAACTGCTGACCCAGCTGGGCCCCACAGGCCTCGATGCCTCTAGCGGCGTGGAGCGAAGCCCAGGGAATAAGGATCTCGATCAGGTTGCAGCACTAGTGGCTGCGGTACGGGTTGCTGGTCTCGCTGGCCCTTCCCAGTCAAGATCAGTGGGTCTTGCCCTTTCTTGA
- a CDS encoding BMC domain-containing protein — protein MATESMGIALGMIETRGLVPAIEAADAMTKAAEVRLIGREFVGGGYVTVMVRGETGAVNAAVRAGADACERVGDGLVAAHIIARPHREVEPALGNGNYAGQKD, from the coding sequence ATGGCAACTGAATCCATGGGCATCGCCCTAGGCATGATCGAAACTCGGGGGCTGGTGCCCGCGATCGAGGCGGCTGACGCCATGACCAAGGCCGCCGAAGTGCGCCTTATCGGTCGTGAATTCGTCGGTGGCGGCTACGTCACCGTGATGGTGCGCGGAGAAACCGGCGCCGTCAACGCAGCTGTGCGCGCCGGGGCCGATGCCTGCGAGCGCGTTGGCGACGGTCTTGTGGCCGCGCACATCATTGCTCGCCCACACCGCGAAGTGGAGCCTGCCTTGGGCAACGGCAACTACGCCGGTCAGAAGGACTGA
- a CDS encoding non-canonical purine NTP pyrophosphatase has product MPILVVASGNPHKVAEIGAMLELVELDVLPQPSGLEIEETGATYLANARLKAEAVARLTGHWALADDSGIEVDALDGAPGIFSARYAPSDHERIHRLLNELGDSLYRGASFRSAMALADPSGTTRAESEGICRGQILRAPQGHGPGYDSLFYVREAGCSYAQMGPHLKAKLGSRGKAARALAPELLRLLELSN; this is encoded by the coding sequence ATGCCGATCCTGGTCGTCGCCAGTGGCAACCCCCACAAGGTGGCCGAAATCGGCGCGATGCTTGAGCTGGTTGAGCTGGATGTGCTTCCCCAGCCGTCCGGTCTGGAGATTGAGGAAACCGGGGCGACCTACCTCGCTAACGCCCGTCTCAAAGCCGAGGCTGTTGCCCGCCTCACCGGCCACTGGGCCCTCGCCGACGACTCAGGCATTGAGGTGGATGCACTGGATGGAGCTCCGGGTATTTTTTCGGCCCGCTACGCCCCCAGCGACCACGAGCGGATTCACCGTCTGTTGAACGAACTGGGCGACAGCCTTTATCGGGGAGCCAGCTTCCGCAGCGCCATGGCCCTGGCCGATCCATCCGGCACCACCAGGGCGGAGTCTGAGGGGATCTGCCGCGGCCAGATATTGCGCGCTCCCCAGGGTCATGGCCCTGGTTACGACAGCCTTTTTTATGTGCGCGAGGCAGGCTGCTCCTACGCCCAGATGGGCCCCCACCTCAAGGCCAAGCTCGGCAGCCGCGGCAAGGCAGCTCGGGCGCTCGCCCCAGAATTGCTCCGCCTGCTGGAGTTGAGCAACTAA
- a CDS encoding CRR6 family NdhI maturation factor — protein sequence MAPVEISESQIRQLDLAALQPWLSLSPDALVQQAGSLELHFNWPRADDDPRELSEIAELRLWSLRADAEAPWLPLLLERGGGQLTRHVAMVLPHQFSRTEGIRFAPESLELWITHRLFSLDAWARLHGLSCRQGLGQMAAVLGYELDVSFWAPLSAGAAQ from the coding sequence ATGGCCCCTGTGGAGATTTCCGAGAGCCAGATCCGCCAGTTGGATCTTGCAGCTCTCCAGCCCTGGTTAAGCCTTAGCCCTGACGCCCTTGTCCAGCAGGCTGGTTCCCTGGAGCTTCACTTCAATTGGCCCCGTGCCGACGACGACCCCCGGGAGCTGTCGGAAATCGCCGAGTTGCGGCTTTGGTCCCTGCGGGCCGATGCGGAAGCTCCCTGGCTGCCCCTGTTGCTGGAGCGCGGCGGCGGCCAACTCACCCGCCACGTGGCGATGGTGCTGCCCCACCAATTCAGCCGCACGGAGGGGATCCGTTTTGCCCCCGAGTCCCTGGAGCTTTGGATCACCCACAGGCTTTTCAGCCTTGACGCCTGGGCGCGCCTGCACGGCTTGAGTTGCCGCCAGGGGTTAGGTCAGATGGCAGCGGTGCTTGGCTATGAGCTAGACGTAAGCTTCTGGGCGCCCCTTTCAGCCGGGGCGGCTCAGTAG
- a CDS encoding sulfite exporter TauE/SafE family protein: MHQVARMLWSLLPYLPLGLLAGLLSGVLGIGGGLVFSPLLLLAGLDPHQALATSTLAIVPTTLGGTWAHLRNRSLPWRGGLAIVLGAGLGAGLFSRVGLVLNGWMLLALQALMYGGLALSFSPPSAQSAIDTPSLKLGGLAATGMVAGMATGLLGLGGGLVMVPLMVQLMQVPIHLAIRFSTLAVLISATVASTTFLLDGRALLPIGMLLGGTAAVAARWSAARLDRVSDGQLTGLLRALTLLLALDSGRRALTLLLSRPG, encoded by the coding sequence TTGCACCAGGTTGCCCGGATGTTGTGGAGCCTGCTGCCCTATCTGCCCCTGGGCCTGCTTGCTGGTCTGCTGTCAGGAGTGCTGGGCATCGGCGGTGGGCTGGTGTTTTCACCCCTATTGCTGCTAGCCGGACTTGATCCGCACCAGGCCCTGGCCACCAGCACCCTGGCGATCGTGCCCACCACCCTCGGTGGAACCTGGGCCCACCTGCGCAACCGCAGCCTTCCCTGGCGCGGGGGCCTGGCGATTGTGCTTGGGGCAGGCCTTGGTGCAGGCCTGTTCAGCCGGGTTGGGCTGGTGCTGAATGGCTGGATGTTGCTCGCATTGCAGGCGTTGATGTACGGAGGGCTGGCCTTGAGCTTTAGCCCCCCGTCGGCGCAGTCCGCCATCGATACCCCCAGCTTAAAGCTGGGGGGTTTGGCAGCCACGGGCATGGTCGCAGGCATGGCCACCGGCTTGCTCGGACTCGGGGGTGGACTGGTGATGGTTCCCCTGATGGTGCAGCTGATGCAGGTGCCAATTCACCTGGCAATCCGCTTCAGCACCCTGGCGGTGCTCATCTCGGCCACAGTCGCCTCAACCACCTTCCTGCTAGATGGCCGTGCGCTGCTGCCGATCGGCATGCTCTTAGGGGGCACAGCAGCTGTTGCCGCCCGCTGGTCGGCCGCCCGACTGGATCGGGTCAGCGACGGTCAGCTGACGGGGCTGCTGCGGGCTTTAACCCTCCTACTTGCGCTGGACAGCGGCCGCAGGGCCCTGACACTGCTACTGAGCCGCCCCGGCTGA
- the folE gene encoding GTP cyclohydrolase I has protein sequence MTSTLPSSIPSRTITPDSAPLPISLRIRERLDAAGVAYLANDNIADHLRDGELEQLEIEVAGKVRELLRSLVIDIDKDHNTEETAERVARMYLHEVFKGRYYEQPKIASFPNVKKLDEIYTVGPITVRSACSHHLVPILGNCWIGIKPGDRVIGLSKFSRVADWVFSRPHIQEEAVMILADEIERLCEPQGLAILVKAQHYCMKWRGVKEPQTSMVNSVVRGDFRIDPSLKAEFFELVKQQECMLST, from the coding sequence ATGACTTCCACCCTGCCCTCCAGCATTCCTTCGCGCACCATTACGCCCGATTCAGCTCCCCTGCCCATAAGTTTGCGCATCCGTGAGCGTCTTGACGCGGCAGGAGTTGCTTACCTTGCAAACGACAACATCGCTGACCACCTGCGCGATGGTGAGCTTGAGCAATTGGAGATTGAGGTAGCGGGCAAGGTTCGCGAATTGCTGCGTAGTCTCGTCATTGATATAGATAAAGATCACAACACCGAGGAGACAGCGGAGCGTGTCGCCCGGATGTACCTACACGAAGTCTTTAAGGGGCGCTATTACGAGCAGCCCAAGATCGCCAGCTTTCCAAATGTCAAAAAGCTGGATGAAATTTATACGGTTGGTCCCATTACCGTTCGTTCAGCCTGCTCTCACCACTTGGTGCCCATTCTGGGGAATTGTTGGATTGGCATCAAGCCTGGCGATCGGGTAATTGGTCTATCCAAGTTTTCCAGGGTTGCTGACTGGGTATTCTCAAGGCCCCATATTCAGGAAGAAGCTGTAATGATCTTGGCCGATGAGATCGAGCGTCTCTGCGAGCCCCAGGGTCTAGCGATTTTGGTTAAAGCCCAGCACTACTGCATGAAGTGGCGTGGTGTGAAGGAGCCCCAAACCAGCATGGTCAATTCTGTGGTGCGGGGAGATTTCCGCATAGATCCAAGCCTCAAGGCTGAATTCTTCGAGCTGGTTAAGCAGCAGGAGTGCATGCTTTCCACCTAA
- a CDS encoding form I ribulose bisphosphate carboxylase large subunit: MAKKYESGVKEYRDTYWTPDYIPLDTDLLACFKCTGQEGVPREEVAAAVAAESSTGTWSAVWSELLTDLDFYKGRCYRIEDVPGDKEAFYAFIAYPLDLFEEGSITNVLTSLVGNVFGFKALRHLRLEDIRFPMAFIKTCMGPPNGIVVERDRMNKYGRPLLGCTIKPKLGLSGKNYGRVVYECLRGGLDFTKDDENINSQPFQRWQNRFEFVAEATNLAQQETGEKKGHYLNCTAATPEEMYERAEFAKELGQPIIMHDYITGGFTANTGLAKWCRKNGMLLHIHRAMHAVIDRHPKHGIHFRVLAKCLRLSGGDQLHTGTVVGKLEGDRQSTLGYIDQLRESFVPEDRSRGNFFDQDWGSMGGVFAVASGGIHCWHMPALVAIFGDDSVLQFGGGTHGHPWGSAAGAAANRVALEACVKARNAGREIEREGRDILLEAAKHSPELAIALETWKEIKFEFDTVDKLDT, from the coding sequence ATGGCTAAGAAGTACGAATCCGGGGTCAAGGAGTACCGCGACACGTATTGGACTCCTGATTACATCCCCCTCGACACCGATCTGCTGGCGTGCTTCAAATGCACCGGCCAGGAAGGCGTCCCCCGCGAAGAAGTTGCCGCTGCTGTGGCCGCTGAATCCTCAACCGGCACCTGGTCCGCCGTGTGGTCCGAGCTCCTCACCGACCTCGACTTCTACAAAGGCCGCTGCTACCGCATCGAAGACGTTCCTGGCGACAAGGAAGCCTTCTATGCCTTCATTGCCTATCCCCTCGACCTGTTCGAAGAAGGCTCCATCACCAACGTGTTGACCTCCTTGGTCGGCAACGTGTTCGGCTTCAAGGCCCTGCGCCACCTGCGTCTGGAAGACATCCGCTTCCCGATGGCGTTCATCAAAACCTGCATGGGTCCCCCGAACGGCATCGTGGTTGAGCGCGACCGTATGAACAAGTACGGCCGTCCTCTCCTGGGCTGCACCATTAAGCCGAAGCTCGGCCTGAGCGGTAAGAACTACGGCCGGGTTGTCTATGAGTGCCTACGCGGCGGTCTGGACTTCACCAAAGACGACGAAAACATCAACTCCCAACCTTTCCAGCGTTGGCAGAACCGTTTCGAGTTCGTTGCTGAAGCAACCAACTTGGCGCAACAGGAAACAGGCGAGAAGAAGGGGCACTACCTCAACTGCACCGCTGCAACTCCTGAAGAGATGTATGAGCGCGCCGAGTTCGCTAAAGAACTGGGCCAGCCCATCATCATGCACGACTACATCACTGGTGGCTTCACCGCTAACACCGGTCTTGCCAAGTGGTGCCGTAAGAACGGCATGCTGCTGCACATTCACCGTGCAATGCACGCTGTGATTGACCGCCATCCCAAGCACGGTATCCACTTCCGAGTGCTGGCCAAGTGCCTGCGTCTCTCCGGTGGTGACCAGCTGCACACCGGCACGGTGGTCGGCAAGCTGGAGGGCGACCGCCAGTCGACCCTCGGCTATATCGACCAACTGCGCGAATCCTTCGTCCCCGAAGATCGCAGCCGCGGCAACTTCTTCGACCAAGACTGGGGCTCCATGGGCGGCGTGTTCGCCGTGGCCTCCGGCGGTATCCACTGCTGGCACATGCCCGCACTGGTTGCCATTTTTGGCGACGACTCCGTGTTGCAGTTCGGTGGTGGTACCCACGGTCACCCCTGGGGTTCGGCTGCTGGTGCTGCTGCTAACCGCGTGGCTCTCGAAGCCTGCGTAAAAGCCCGTAACGCCGGTCGTGAAATCGAGCGCGAAGGCCGCGACATCCTTCTGGAAGCAGCGAAGCACAGCCCTGAGCTAGCTATCGCCCTGGAGACCTGGAAGGAAATCAAGTTCGAGTTCGACACCGTCGACAAGCTCGACACCTGA
- a CDS encoding lipoyl protein ligase domain-containing protein — translation MDHSPASPMPAMRLLPSSCHPGTRQMAIDSLLLDQREPAFRLYSWQRPTLSLGFHQRCIEPHWQELAAAGVIDLVRRPSGGRAVLHAGELTYALVWPDPPLSRLQTYGRACGWLVNSFAALGLPLQPGRQAASQQPSSCFATSTAADLGHASGVKRVGSAQLWRRGCLLQHGSILLEPPADLWKLVFGGPPPDLPVLPVDRAELELRLIQSAQAELPAAAAGNRTIPLSSEEWERIAATEASYLLALAGPSSLASPEATIERTTWARARPSG, via the coding sequence ATGGATCACTCTCCAGCATCTCCCATGCCAGCCATGCGGCTGTTGCCCAGCAGCTGCCATCCGGGAACCAGGCAGATGGCGATAGATAGCCTGCTGCTGGACCAACGGGAACCGGCCTTTCGGCTCTACTCCTGGCAGCGCCCGACCCTGTCGCTGGGATTTCACCAGCGCTGCATAGAACCCCATTGGCAGGAGCTGGCAGCAGCCGGGGTGATCGATTTGGTGCGGCGACCCAGTGGCGGCCGTGCCGTGCTCCACGCCGGAGAGCTCACCTACGCCCTGGTGTGGCCTGATCCCCCCCTGTCGCGTTTGCAGACGTACGGCCGCGCTTGCGGCTGGCTGGTCAATAGCTTTGCTGCGTTGGGCCTGCCATTGCAGCCAGGCCGCCAGGCTGCCAGCCAGCAACCCAGCAGCTGCTTTGCTACCAGTACGGCCGCCGATCTAGGCCATGCCAGCGGCGTCAAGCGGGTTGGCAGCGCCCAGCTCTGGCGCCGCGGCTGCCTGCTGCAGCACGGCTCGATTCTTTTGGAGCCCCCCGCCGATTTATGGAAGCTGGTGTTCGGCGGGCCACCACCCGACTTGCCAGTTCTGCCCGTAGACCGCGCTGAGCTGGAGCTGCGTTTGATCCAATCGGCCCAAGCTGAGCTGCCTGCGGCGGCTGCCGGTAACAGGACCATCCCCCTCAGCAGCGAGGAATGGGAACGGATTGCAGCGACGGAGGCCAGTTACTTGCTGGCGTTGGCCGGCCCCTCTTCGCTTGCTTCACCAGAGGCCACCATTGAGCGCACCACCTGGGCTAGGGCCAGGCCGAGTGGATAG
- a CDS encoding P-II family nitrogen regulator, producing the protein MKRLELILSERELDAVIQAMETAGVPGYSVVRHVTGKGPHGSVSEGMEFSGLGANAHVIVFCEADLLNGLRAALHPLLTYYGGVAYVTDAETL; encoded by the coding sequence ATGAAACGCCTCGAACTGATCCTCAGCGAGCGGGAGTTGGATGCGGTGATCCAGGCAATGGAAACAGCGGGTGTGCCCGGTTATTCCGTCGTCAGACACGTCACCGGCAAGGGTCCGCATGGCTCCGTGTCCGAGGGCATGGAATTCAGCGGTCTAGGCGCAAATGCCCATGTGATCGTGTTCTGCGAAGCGGATTTGCTGAATGGATTGCGCGCAGCCCTGCACCCCCTTTTGACCTACTACGGCGGAGTGGCGTACGTAACAGACGCAGAGACCCTCTAG
- a CDS encoding BMC domain-containing protein has protein sequence MALGSSSSSGTQITGTQVGRDSSGASCVITTDSEGSRLARQSSHVQSIELRTYVFLDSLQPQLAAYMGTVSQGFLPIPGDACLWLEVSPGMAVHRVTDIALKASTVRLGQMIVERAFGSLALYHRDQSNVLHSGDVVLEAIGSRVELRSRCEVSWTEIIRAITPDHAVLINRQNRRGSMIQAGMSMFILETEPAGYVLIAANEAEKASNITVVDVKAVGAFGRLTLAGREGDVEEAAAAAMRAISHINNKAS, from the coding sequence ATGGCGCTTGGCTCGAGCTCCAGTAGCGGCACCCAGATCACTGGCACCCAGGTGGGTAGAGACAGCTCGGGCGCCAGTTGTGTGATTACCACCGACAGCGAGGGCTCCCGGCTGGCACGCCAATCCAGCCATGTGCAGTCGATTGAGCTGCGCACATACGTATTTCTTGATTCGCTGCAGCCCCAGCTAGCTGCCTATATGGGGACTGTTAGCCAGGGCTTCCTGCCCATACCTGGTGACGCCTGCTTGTGGCTGGAGGTATCGCCTGGCATGGCTGTGCACCGGGTGACCGACATAGCCCTCAAGGCCAGCACGGTGCGGCTTGGCCAGATGATCGTGGAGCGAGCCTTCGGCTCCTTGGCGCTCTACCACCGCGACCAGAGCAACGTGCTCCACTCCGGCGACGTGGTGCTCGAGGCCATCGGCAGCCGGGTGGAGCTCCGCAGCCGTTGCGAGGTCAGCTGGACTGAGATCATCCGGGCCATCACCCCTGACCACGCCGTGTTGATCAACCGGCAGAACAGGCGCGGATCGATGATTCAAGCTGGCATGAGCATGTTCATCCTGGAAACCGAGCCCGCCGGTTACGTGCTGATCGCAGCCAATGAGGCAGAAAAGGCTTCCAACATCACTGTTGTGGACGTAAAAGCTGTTGGCGCCTTTGGCCGTTTAACCCTGGCGGGGCGGGAGGGTGATGTGGAGGAGGCCGCCGCCGCTGCGATGCGGGCTATCAGTCACATCAACAACAAGGCCAGCTGA
- the psaM gene encoding photosystem I reaction center subunit XII, with protein sequence MVSTLSQAEVLIALVVAAHAGVLAVRLCFSLYKA encoded by the coding sequence ATGGTTTCCACTCTCAGCCAGGCCGAAGTGCTGATTGCCCTGGTGGTGGCCGCCCATGCGGGCGTGCTGGCCGTACGCCTCTGCTTCAGCCTTTACAAAGCCTGA
- a CDS encoding site-2 protease family protein — translation MGEGWQIFKIRGIPLRIHPSWFVILVLATAAFQQHYSLTLKDPMSSAVLWSLGLVTAMLLFVSVLLHELGHSLVALAQGVEVRSITLFLLGGVASVERECSTARGALLVAAAGPAVSLVLGVGLLAATHPAAHLSPLLGAMVSELGTLNMVLALFNLLPGLPLDGGLIVKALVWQASGSQRRGVEVANSCGRFLSLLAIGMGTVLLLRGGGLSGAWLMLLGWFGLGASRNQRQMLALQQTLNELKVRDAAGRRFRVLEAAGRLRELSQMRVSQASEVDQGDWLLVCDRGRWQGFIDDKPLQQLPVQRWDTDSIGDHIQPLSSLPSIRESAPLWQAVQQLEDSGRNRLLVLSPAGLPCGTIERPELGEAVLAKLGLRLPAPMLEAARRQGTYPLGLALAQVVRSMVASGEASEEGPANASK, via the coding sequence GTGGGAGAAGGCTGGCAAATTTTCAAAATTCGGGGCATCCCCCTACGGATCCACCCCAGTTGGTTTGTGATCTTGGTGCTTGCTACCGCGGCCTTCCAACAGCACTACAGCCTCACCCTCAAGGATCCGATGAGCAGCGCGGTGCTCTGGAGCCTGGGCTTGGTTACGGCAATGTTGCTGTTCGTTTCGGTGCTCCTGCACGAATTGGGCCACTCCCTGGTGGCCCTGGCCCAGGGGGTGGAGGTGCGCAGCATCACCTTGTTCCTGCTTGGCGGAGTGGCCAGCGTGGAGCGCGAGTGCAGCACCGCCCGCGGCGCCCTGCTGGTGGCAGCTGCTGGGCCGGCCGTAAGCCTGGTACTGGGCGTGGGCCTGCTGGCAGCGACCCATCCAGCCGCCCATCTCTCGCCCCTGCTGGGCGCCATGGTTTCAGAACTGGGCACGCTCAACATGGTGCTGGCCCTGTTCAACCTGCTGCCCGGCCTACCGCTGGATGGGGGCCTGATTGTGAAGGCCCTGGTGTGGCAGGCCAGCGGTAGCCAGCGGCGCGGCGTGGAAGTGGCCAACAGCTGCGGGCGCTTCCTTTCCCTGCTGGCCATTGGCATGGGCACCGTGCTGCTGCTGCGCGGAGGGGGGCTCAGCGGCGCCTGGTTGATGCTGCTGGGCTGGTTTGGACTTGGGGCCTCGCGCAATCAGCGCCAAATGCTCGCCCTGCAGCAAACCCTCAACGAACTAAAAGTACGGGATGCGGCTGGGCGGCGATTTCGGGTGCTGGAGGCGGCAGGTCGGTTGCGGGAACTAAGCCAGATGCGCGTCTCCCAAGCCAGCGAGGTCGACCAGGGCGACTGGCTGCTGGTGTGCGATCGCGGCCGCTGGCAGGGCTTCATCGACGACAAGCCGCTGCAGCAACTGCCAGTGCAGCGTTGGGATACGGACAGCATCGGCGACCACATCCAGCCCCTCTCGAGCCTGCCCTCCATCCGGGAGTCGGCACCGCTGTGGCAAGCGGTGCAGCAACTCGAGGACAGCGGCCGCAACCGCCTGCTGGTGCTAAGCCCCGCCGGACTCCCCTGCGGCACCATCGAACGCCCCGAGCTCGGCGAGGCGGTGCTTGCCAAGTTGGGGCTGCGCCTGCCCGCTCCCATGCTTGAGGCGGCCCGTCGCCAAGGCACCTATCCACTCGGCCTGGCCCTAGCCCAGGTGGTGCGCTCAATGGTGGCCTCTGGTGAAGCAAGCGAAGAGGGGCCGGCCAACGCCAGCAAGTAA
- a CDS encoding protochlorophyllide reductase, giving the protein MAATAAAGTVLITGTTSGVGLNAASALAKRGWHVVTANRDPVKAAAAAASLGIPPDQLSHLRFDLGDLDSVRVGVETLVASLGRPLDALVINAAVYKPRLKQPERSPQGYEISMATNHLGHFLLIQLLLGNLQRSSHPSRRVVILGTVTANSKELGGKIPIPAPADLGDCAGFKAGFQAPIAMANGKAFKPGKAYKDSKLCNMITTQELHRRLHASTGIVFSSLYPGCVADSPLFRSTPRAFQTIFPWFQKNITGGYVSQALAGERVGQVVADPDFSASGVHWSWGNRQTKGGLQFSQELSDKASNPETAQTLWEESMKLVGLTPV; this is encoded by the coding sequence ATGGCCGCAACAGCAGCCGCCGGAACGGTTTTGATCACCGGCACCACCTCAGGGGTGGGCCTCAATGCCGCCAGTGCCCTTGCCAAACGCGGCTGGCATGTGGTGACGGCCAACCGTGATCCCGTTAAAGCCGCTGCTGCCGCAGCCAGCCTGGGGATTCCTCCAGATCAGCTCAGTCATTTGCGTTTTGACCTCGGCGATCTCGACAGCGTTCGGGTGGGAGTTGAAACTTTGGTGGCGTCCCTGGGTCGCCCCTTAGATGCCCTAGTGATCAATGCGGCTGTCTACAAACCACGCCTTAAGCAGCCCGAGCGCTCCCCGCAGGGCTACGAAATATCGATGGCCACCAATCACCTGGGGCACTTTTTACTGATTCAGTTACTGCTGGGCAACCTGCAGCGCTCCAGCCACCCCTCGCGGCGGGTGGTGATTCTCGGCACCGTGACGGCCAACTCCAAGGAATTGGGCGGCAAGATTCCGATCCCAGCTCCAGCGGATCTAGGCGACTGTGCTGGCTTCAAGGCCGGATTCCAGGCCCCTATCGCAATGGCCAACGGCAAGGCCTTCAAACCTGGCAAGGCCTACAAAGACAGCAAGCTCTGCAACATGATCACGACCCAGGAGCTGCATCGTCGTCTGCACGCAAGCACCGGCATCGTGTTCAGCTCGCTATACCCAGGTTGCGTTGCCGACTCGCCCCTTTTCCGTAGTACGCCGCGGGCGTTTCAGACAATTTTTCCTTGGTTCCAGAAAAATATCACCGGCGGATATGTAAGCCAGGCATTGGCAGGAGAGCGGGTGGGCCAGGTGGTGGCCGATCCAGATTTTTCCGCCTCAGGTGTGCACTGGAGCTGGGGCAATCGCCAAACCAAAGGGGGCTTGCAATTCAGCCAGGAGCTCTCCGACAAGGCCAGCAACCCCGAAACGGCGCAGACCTTGTGGGAGGAATCAATGAAGCTGGTGGGGCTGACGCCGGTCTAG